From one Planococcus citri chromosome 3, ihPlaCitr1.1, whole genome shotgun sequence genomic stretch:
- the LOC135838893 gene encoding aurora kinase B-like — MSGKENRDSSTMISTCNRLCSISRRSVSTPFNGQNKKPASSGVRLPSPARRSITIPLIPSTPTRSTATQLRSSLVNPNTILKDEQNVQKTTKCNIKPEAVIKEKLAFTKPTVKKIESSQKTNPAQPLKPQPILTLKNGQNSYAAPLKKNVNSSATINGKIKSEKAKSIASTNTTDSSSSSTVSSQVSSSDSRMGLTENNTSDKKGKWSLDNFDIGRPLGKGKFGNVYLAREKTSQFIVALKVLFKSQILKADVEHQLRREIEIQSHLRHPNILRMYGYFHDEARVYLILEYAPKQLYKELQAQPNKRFTEEKTAEFMAQLADAILYCHKKNVIHRDIKPENLLLGKKGELKIADFGWSVHTPSSRRTTLCGTLDYLPPEMVTGAAHDKAVDIWSIGVFCYECLVGKPPFEAPTYEGTYERIKKVSYTFPSYISEGARDLIKQLLQFSPSARLSLEGVLNHEWIKFHVSGKSK; from the exons ATGTCCGGTAAAGAGAATAGAGATTCGTCAACGATGATATCAACATGTAATAGATTGTGTTCCATATCTAGAAGGTCTGTTTCAACTCCATTCAATGGACAGAATAAAAAGCCGGCATCTTCTGGCGTACGGTTACCTTCACCCGCTCGTAGATCGATAACGATACCCTTAATACCATCAACTCCGACGAGATCTACAGCTACGCAGTTGAGATCATCTTTAGTCAATCCTAACACAATACTAAAAGATGAACAAAATGTACAGAAAACGACCAAATGTAACATTAAACCAGAGGCTGTGATTAAAGAAAAGTTAGCTTTCACAAAACcgacagtgaaaaaaattgagtcatcGCAGAAAACTAATCCTGCTCAACCACTTAAACCACAACCAATACTCACACTCAAAAACGGACAGAATTCGTATGCAGCTCCTTTGAAGAAAAACGTAAATTCTTCTGCGACGATAAACGGAAAGATAAAATCTGAGAAAGCTAAATCTATTGCATCAACGAACACCACCGATTCCTCTTCTTC atcaACAGTTTCGTCGCAAGTTAGTTCTTCTGATTCGAGAATGGGCCTAACTGAAAATAATACGTCTGATAAAAA AGGTAAATGGTCgttggacaattttgacatcGGACGCCCTCTCGGTAAAGGAAAATTCGGAAACGTATACCTAGCCAGAGAGAAAACATCACAATTTATCGTTGCTTTGAAAGTACTATTTAAATCTCAAATCTTGAAAGCGGATGTTGAACACCAACTCAGACGTGAAATCGAGATACAATCCCACCTTAG GCACCCTAATATTTTACGAATGTATGGTTATTTCCACGATGAAGCCCGCGTGTATTTAATTTTGGAATATGCTCCGAAGCAGCTTTATAAAGAACTACAAGCGCAGCCGAATAAGCGATTCACTGAAGAAAA aacTGCCGAATTTATGGCTCAGCTAGCTGATGCTATTCTCTACTGCCATAAGAAAAATGTGATTCATAGAGATATTAAACCCGAAAATTTACTCCTGGGAAAGAAAGGAGAACTAAAGATCGCTGATTTTGGTTGGTCTGTGCATACTCCCTCTTCGAG gCGAACGACACTTTGTGGAACCTTAGACTATTTACCTCCTGAAATGGTAACCGGAGCTGCTCACGATAAAGCGGTAGATATTTGGAGTATTGGAGTATTTTGTTACGAATGTTTGGTTGGAAAACCGCCGTTCGAAGCTCCTACTTACGAAGGAACATACGAACGTATTAAGAAAGTTTCATACACGTTTCCTTCTTACATCTCTGAAGGTGCTCGTGATCTCATAAAAcag TTGCTACAATTCTCTCCATCAGCTAGACTTTCGTTAGAAGGTGTCCTAAATCACGAATGGATCAAATTTCACGTCAGCGGTAAAAGTAAATGA
- the LOC135840594 gene encoding uncharacterized protein LOC135840594, with protein MKVISILCVSFILVASVLAESSIEDVRNSAAELCKKELNAGDDVAAILKLKQLPSNEAESCFIECVYGKLQLIKNGQLNEEGAKALAKQKFGEDKEKLAKTDEVFKKCQQEVQSATQEKCYLGKSLRKCLITYSDQCVSGLRFFLRDFKIFNMKFLTGVTILLCAAFIVKAEQAKPSAAPSTTPKSVATTIDAKNNKTGNLTFPKNLKANDSLHNRFNAVATECKKELNANQGTPEIMALLSSGALPTNEKQRCFLECVYNKVGLIKDGKVNEEGAMSLAKAKFGENKDLMTKAEALFKKCKTEAVVEKDSKEKCALGRLIRTCIVNHGNNLPIFSKAS; from the exons ATGAAGGTTATCTCGATCTTATGTGTTTCGTTTATTTTGGTGGCTTCAGTtttg gcTGAAAGTTCAATCGAAGACGTGAGAAACAGTGCTGCTGAATTATGTAAAAAAGAATTGAATGCAGGAGATG ACGTAGccgcaattttaaaattgaaacaactCCCAAGCAACGAAGCTGAAAGT tgTTTCATAGAATGTGTGTATGGCAAATTACAACTG ATCAAGAACGGTCAATTGAATGAAGAAGGAGCCAAAGCTTTAGCAAAACAAAAGTTTGGAGAAGATAAAGAGAAATTAGCCAAAACCGATgaagtattcaaaaaatgccaacaagaag tacAAAGTGCTACTCAAGAAAAATGTTACCTAGGAAAATCATTAAGAAAATGTTTAATTACCTACAGCGACCAA TGTGTTTCTggtttacgattttttttgcgcgattttaaaattttcaatatgaaatttttaacggGCGTTACTATTTTACTTTGCGCAGCCTTCATCGTCAAG GCTGAACAAGCTAAACCTTCGGCAGCTCCATCTACTACTCCTAAATCCGTTGCCACGACCATCGATgctaaaaacaataaaactgGAAATTTAACATTCCCTAAAAATTTAAAG GCCAATGACTCTCTACATAATCGTTTCAATGCCGTTGCTACTGAATGCAAAAAAGAGTTGAATGCTAACCAAGGTACACcag aaatcatGGCTCTTTTATCTTCCGGTGCATTGCCTACCAATGAAAAACAAAGA tgtttctTGGAATGTGTGTACAACAAAGTCGGTTTA ATTAAAGATGGAAAAGTCAACGAAGAAGGTGCCATGAGCTTAGCGAAAGCTAAATTCGGAGAAAATAAGGACTTGATGACCAAAGCTGAAGCTCTTTTCAAGAAATGTAAAACTGAag CCGTTGTAGAAAAGGACTCGAAGGAAAAATGCGCCTTAGGAAGGTTGATCCGTACCTGCATAGTTAATCACGGCAATAAC ttgccaattttttccaaagctaGTTAA